The proteins below come from a single Chryseobacterium bernardetii genomic window:
- a CDS encoding purine-nucleoside phosphorylase, with the protein MLERIKETADFIKNIIQDTPDFAIVLGSGLGKLQNEVEPIHILEYKDIPNFPQTTVAGHTGKLIYGILEGKKVLMMSGRFHYYEGHSMETVTFPVRVFHLLGIKNLALSNACGGVNPDYSIADIVILKDHINMMPEHPLRGKNIDEFGPRFVDMSEPYNKKMIAVAEQAAADHNIKIHQGIYVALQGPTFETPAEYGMIKAIGGDMVGMSTVPEVIVARHMGMDVFCISVITDLGGPDIAFAVSHEEVLNAANKAMPNVIAVVKGFIKNYS; encoded by the coding sequence ATGTTAGAAAGAATTAAAGAGACAGCTGATTTTATCAAGAACATCATTCAGGATACTCCTGATTTTGCCATTGTTTTAGGATCCGGACTTGGAAAGCTCCAGAATGAAGTAGAACCGATCCATATTTTAGAGTATAAAGACATCCCCAATTTTCCACAGACTACAGTAGCCGGACATACCGGGAAACTGATCTACGGAATCCTGGAAGGGAAAAAAGTACTTATGATGAGTGGCCGTTTCCATTATTATGAAGGACATTCAATGGAAACTGTAACTTTTCCTGTCAGAGTTTTTCATTTACTGGGAATTAAAAACCTTGCTCTTTCCAACGCATGCGGCGGAGTAAATCCAGATTACAGCATTGCAGATATCGTTATTTTAAAGGATCATATCAATATGATGCCCGAACATCCGCTTCGTGGAAAAAATATTGATGAATTTGGACCACGTTTTGTGGATATGAGTGAACCTTACAACAAAAAAATGATTGCAGTGGCAGAACAGGCAGCTGCAGATCATAATATAAAAATCCATCAGGGAATCTATGTTGCCCTGCAGGGTCCTACTTTTGAAACCCCAGCCGAATACGGAATGATTAAAGCCATTGGCGGTGATATGGTAGGAATGAGCACCGTTCCGGAAGTAATTGTTGCCAGACATATGGGAATGGATGTATTCTGTATTTCCGTGATTACTGATCTTGGCGGTCCGGATATTGCTTTCGCTGTTTCTCACGAAGAAGTTTTGAATGCTGCCAATAAAGCCATGCCTAATGTTATTGCAGTAGTAAAGGGTTTCATTAAGAACTATTCATAG
- a CDS encoding TlpA family protein disulfide reductase has translation MKKLLLIFMVGLFGLSYAQKVPAALKTGFSKEALKQKLEDEDGKTITIQEILDQHKGKVLVIDFWAGWCRDCLQALPKAEVLEKNNPNIDFVFLSLERSKEGFDKSLVRFNMKEKENYWFASGWKNDFNNYVDLNWIPRYMVIDQKSAIAKYYAISPEDPEIQQTIDKLLK, from the coding sequence ATGAAAAAGCTGTTATTAATTTTTATGGTAGGACTGTTTGGCTTAAGTTATGCCCAAAAGGTCCCTGCTGCTCTTAAAACCGGATTTTCCAAAGAAGCCTTAAAGCAAAAGCTGGAAGATGAGGATGGAAAAACAATTACTATCCAGGAAATTCTGGATCAGCATAAAGGGAAAGTCTTAGTAATCGATTTTTGGGCCGGATGGTGCAGAGACTGTCTTCAGGCATTACCCAAAGCTGAAGTACTAGAAAAAAATAATCCTAATATTGACTTTGTTTTCTTATCATTAGAAAGATCAAAAGAAGGATTTGATAAGAGCCTGGTAAGATTCAATATGAAAGAAAAAGAAAACTATTGGTTTGCATCAGGCTGGAAAAATGATTTCAATAATTATGTGGACCTGAACTGGATTCCAAGATATATGGTTATCGATCAGAAATCGGCTATCGCCAAATATTATGCTATTTCTCCGGAAGATCCTGAAATTCAGCAGACCATAGATAAACTTTTAAAATAA
- the lpxK gene encoding tetraacyldisaccharide 4'-kinase codes for MKRWYLYPFSLAYHMVTGIRNTMYDLGIFKSTKFKTPIINVGNLSVGGSGKSPMVMYLAQFLSKHYRTGVLSRGYGRLTKGYEVTNYDSNYKIVGDEAMQLFERFKNRFVIAVSEERVPGAKKVIEDMDLGVLILDDAMQHRAIKAGFNILMTDFNDPFFKDYLLPAGDLRESRAGAKRADIIMVSKCPDELTEETKRYYISRIRPSHNQKVFFSSIGYDENVYGKDKMLPDNNLNYYDILLITGIANPKPLLEHLAKFSKRVTHLKFRDHHNFTDDDIKKILAEYKKLGEYKLILTTEKDYVRLKTFDYLREIVYYWPINVVIDKKEEFNQIILDYVRKN; via the coding sequence ATGAAAAGATGGTACCTTTATCCTTTTTCCCTTGCTTATCATATGGTGACGGGTATCCGAAACACAATGTATGATCTGGGGATTTTTAAATCGACAAAATTCAAGACACCGATAATCAATGTCGGGAACCTTTCTGTGGGCGGAAGCGGGAAATCGCCGATGGTGATGTATCTTGCCCAGTTTTTATCCAAACATTACAGAACCGGAGTCCTGTCACGAGGCTACGGAAGACTTACAAAAGGCTACGAAGTAACAAATTACGACAGTAATTACAAAATTGTGGGCGATGAAGCCATGCAGCTTTTTGAACGTTTCAAAAACCGTTTTGTAATCGCTGTTTCAGAAGAACGTGTTCCCGGAGCTAAAAAAGTGATCGAAGATATGGATCTCGGAGTCCTGATACTGGATGATGCTATGCAGCACCGTGCCATTAAAGCAGGATTCAATATTCTGATGACTGATTTCAATGATCCGTTTTTCAAAGACTACCTTCTTCCTGCCGGAGACCTCAGAGAATCCAGAGCCGGAGCCAAGAGAGCTGATATCATCATGGTCAGCAAATGTCCTGATGAACTGACGGAGGAAACCAAAAGGTATTATATTTCAAGGATCAGGCCTTCTCATAACCAAAAAGTATTCTTTTCATCCATTGGTTATGACGAAAACGTGTACGGAAAAGATAAAATGCTTCCGGACAACAACCTGAACTATTACGATATTTTATTAATTACCGGAATTGCGAATCCTAAACCGCTTCTTGAACATCTTGCTAAATTTTCAAAAAGGGTTACTCATCTGAAATTCAGAGATCATCATAATTTCACGGATGATGATATTAAAAAAATCCTTGCGGAATATAAAAAATTAGGAGAATACAAGCTGATATTAACCACAGAGAAAGATTACGTTCGTCTGAAAACTTTTGACTATCTTAGAGAAATTGTTTACTACTGGCCTATCAATGTTGTTATTGATAAAAAGGAAGAATTCAATCAAATCATCTTAGATTATGTTAGAAAGAATTAA